CAGGAACTCGAGGACGCCCGTGACCGCATTCTTCACCTTCTCGGTTTCGGTCCGGACCACCATCCCGTCGGTCACCATGGTGTTGCAGGAGATCTGCAGCTTCGGGAACTTCTCCACCTCCACCAGGCACATGCGGCAGTTCCCCGCGATCGAGAGCTTCGGGTGGTAGCAGTAGTGGGGGATCTCGATCCCCACCGTCTTGGCGGCCTCGAGGATCGTCGTCCCCGGGGGGACGTCCGCGGAGATTCCGTTGATCGTGAAGTTCGGCATGGCTCCCTAGAACCGGTTCCCGTACGGGCACTTCTTGTCCCGGATGTGCCGGTCGAACTCGTCGCGGAACTTCCAGATGAACGACTGGGCGGGCATCACCGCGGCGTCGGCCAGCGGGCAGATCGTCCGGCCCATCATGTTGTCGCACAGGTCCAGGATGAGCTCGACGTCCCCCTCGCTCCCCTCGCCGTTCTCGATCCGGCGCATGATCTTCGCCAGCCAGCCGCACCCCTCCCGGCACGGAGTGCACTGCCCGCACGACTCGTGGGCATAGAAGTTCATGAGCACGGAGAGGGCGCGCACCATGCACGTCCCCTCGGGGATGACGATGACGCCGCCCGAACCCGCCATCGTCCCGATCTTCTGCATCGACTCGATGTCGTAGCCCACGTCGATCTGGTCGGCCCGCAGCACCGGCGTGGAGGACCCTCCCGGGATCACCGCCTTGAGCGTCTTGCCGTCCTGCATCCCCCCGGCGTGTTCGAAGATGATCGACCGGAGCGAAATCCCCACCGGCAATTCGTAGACGCCCGGTTTTTTCACCGGGCCGCTGACGCAGACCAGGCGGGTCCCGCCGTCCTTTTCCACCCCCAGGGAGGCGAACTTCTCCCCGCCGTGGGTGATGATCCAGGGGACGTCGGCGATCGTCTCCACGTTGTTCACGATCGTGGGGAGCCCGAACGCCCCCACCGAGGCGGGGAAGGGGGGCTTGACCCGGGGCCACCCGCGCTTCCCTTCGAGGGAG
This Candidatus Deferrimicrobiaceae bacterium DNA region includes the following protein-coding sequences:
- the nuoF gene encoding NADH-quinone oxidoreductase subunit NuoF; this translates as MTMDLVLTTHFGNDRYRHAETYERLGGYAAMRKALSMPKEEIVAEVRKANLRGRGGAGFPAGVKWGFLPKDLSRPRILVINADEGEPGTFKDRLIMTKGPHLLIEGIVITGYALSIHNAYVYIRGEFVRETDIVQEAIDEAYAKGYLGKNILGSGFDLEATVHRGAGAYICGEETSLINSLEGKRGWPRVKPPFPASVGAFGLPTIVNNVETIADVPWIITHGGEKFASLGVEKDGGTRLVCVSGPVKKPGVYELPVGISLRSIIFEHAGGMQDGKTLKAVIPGGSSTPVLRADQIDVGYDIESMQKIGTMAGSGGVIVIPEGTCMVRALSVLMNFYAHESCGQCTPCREGCGWLAKIMRRIENGEGSEGDVELILDLCDNMMGRTICPLADAAVMPAQSFIWKFRDEFDRHIRDKKCPYGNRF